The following proteins are encoded in a genomic region of Chaetodon auriga isolate fChaAug3 chromosome 8, fChaAug3.hap1, whole genome shotgun sequence:
- the scn1ba gene encoding sodium channel, voltage-gated, type I, beta a isoform X1: MSAVPDLLLVPLALLALQASLCHGACVELDSDTEAVANEGFKLGCISCKMRGEVPAIASVDWYFRASDETEFSHLYSYDNQAPEIIDPRFYGRLGWNGSKNTKDLQDGSIYILNVTFNDTGTYQCIFTRLLMYTNYEYQTNTTKTINMNVVPQLTRGLASILSEVMMYVSIIGLQLWLVVEMIYCYRKIAAAGEEALRESAAEYLAIASESKDNCAGVQVAE; the protein is encoded by the exons ATGTCTGCAGTGCCAGACCTGCTGCTGGTACCTCTGGCCCTCCTGGCGCTTCAAG CATCTCTGTGCCATGGAGCCTGCGTGGAGTTGGACTCGGACACAGAGGCCGTTGCCAACGAAGGCTTCAAACTGGGCTGCATCTCATGTAAGATGAGGGGCGAGGTGCCCGCCATAGCCAGCGTTGACTGGTACTTCAGAGCTTCAGACGAGACCGAGTTCTCGCAT TTATACAGCTATGACAACCAAGCGCCCGAGATCATCGACCCACGTTTCTACGGCCGTCTGGGCTGGAACGGCAGCAAGAACACCAAGGACCTACAGGACGGCTCCATCTACATCCTCAACGTGACCTTCAACGACACGGGGACCTACCAGTGCATATTCACCCGCCTCCTCATGTACACCAACTACGAGTATCAAACCAACACCACCAAGACTATCAACATGAACGTGGTGCCGCAAC tcACCAGGGGACTTGCATCCATCTTGTCTGAGGTGATGATGTACGTCTCCATCATCgggctgcagctctggctgGTGGTTGAGATGATTTACTGCTACAGGAAGATCGcggcagcaggagaggaagctCTGAGAGAGAGCGC GGCGGAGTATTTAGCTATAGCGTCTGAAAGTAAAGATAACTGTGCAGGTGTGCAAGTGGCAGAATAG
- the scn1ba gene encoding sodium channel, voltage-gated, type I, beta a isoform X2, whose translation MPETLVIILLNVDSFRFASFSTKSHSVILFQLYSYDNQAPEIIDPRFYGRLGWNGSKNTKDLQDGSIYILNVTFNDTGTYQCIFTRLLMYTNYEYQTNTTKTINMNVVPQLTRGLASILSEVMMYVSIIGLQLWLVVEMIYCYRKIAAAGEEALRESAAEYLAIASESKDNCAGVQVAE comes from the exons ATGCCTGAAACTCTCGTCATCATTTTGCTGAATGTTGACTCATTTCGCTTTGCCTCCTTTTCAACGAAATCCCATTCTGTAATCCTCTTCCAGTTATACAGCTATGACAACCAAGCGCCCGAGATCATCGACCCACGTTTCTACGGCCGTCTGGGCTGGAACGGCAGCAAGAACACCAAGGACCTACAGGACGGCTCCATCTACATCCTCAACGTGACCTTCAACGACACGGGGACCTACCAGTGCATATTCACCCGCCTCCTCATGTACACCAACTACGAGTATCAAACCAACACCACCAAGACTATCAACATGAACGTGGTGCCGCAAC tcACCAGGGGACTTGCATCCATCTTGTCTGAGGTGATGATGTACGTCTCCATCATCgggctgcagctctggctgGTGGTTGAGATGATTTACTGCTACAGGAAGATCGcggcagcaggagaggaagctCTGAGAGAGAGCGC GGCGGAGTATTTAGCTATAGCGTCTGAAAGTAAAGATAACTGTGCAGGTGTGCAAGTGGCAGAATAG